A single region of the Pseudomonas sp. B21-023 genome encodes:
- a CDS encoding Bro-N domain-containing protein, with protein MTDLHDSTLFTRHNRPLHTLWLESQAWFCAQEIGRMTGRFFDEHCIRKLDPDQHRTVQLLRYGQYGETTMVSESGAYTLLAHHHIPENRHLRHWLTHEVVAVLRDGQDSALEDLPRLGRMCWPGGHTASLLYWQSEPWVRMRDMPVVMAAERPVVVPERRKLSWKECAQRALRLHGVGD; from the coding sequence ATGACTGACCTCCACGACTCCACCCTCTTCACCCGCCACAACCGCCCGCTCCACACCCTCTGGCTCGAATCCCAAGCCTGGTTCTGCGCCCAAGAAATCGGCCGGATGACCGGGCGCTTCTTCGACGAACACTGCATTCGCAAGCTCGACCCGGACCAGCATCGCACCGTGCAGCTGCTGCGCTATGGCCAGTACGGCGAAACCACCATGGTCAGCGAGTCCGGGGCCTACACCCTGCTCGCCCATCATCACATCCCGGAAAACCGCCACCTGCGGCACTGGCTGACCCATGAGGTAGTGGCGGTGTTGCGCGATGGGCAGGACTCGGCGCTGGAAGACCTGCCGCGCCTGGGCAGGATGTGCTGGCCGGGTGGGCATACGGCGAGTCTGTTGTATTGGCAGAGTGAGCCTTGGGTAAGGATGCGGGATATGCCGGTGGTGATGGCGGCAGAAAGGCCCGTGGTTGTGCCCGAGCGGCGCAAGCTGAGCTGGAAGGAATGTGCGCAGCGGGCGTTGCGGTTGCATGGGGTGGGGGATTGA
- a CDS encoding PLP-dependent aminotransferase family protein encodes MFKHAQLESVKAWLTDPAHGALARHVRIQRAIRQLILEGALPVGKPLPASRSLASSLGVSRDTVESAYSQLHAEGFIERRVGSGSFVSQRARCLPSRKRQRPAHSEAPVQLSRRGEALLHSGGVHNFQSPRPFAPGVAETRHFPLAVWEKLERQVYKEYGTRALEHSEPQGMLALRSAIADYLNLERGAQASADRILILTSSQQALGLCAQVLMDTGDRVLVEDPLYQGTRKAISAAGLQGVPVPVDAHGLQVDGMAQLAPDARALFLTPSHQYPTGATLSLDRRLRAIDWARQQQAWIIEDDYDSEFHYAGRPTACVQGLDSHARTLYIGTFTKSLGAGLRIGYLLLPPQLVTPMTAARTLQDGHNASVAQLTLARFMEDGHFNAHVRAMRSLYAERRDVLADLVQRHLGAFLRPQVPVGGLQMPCHFVQDLAEDAVVRAARGAGIDLLGLGSLYAQPRNDAGLLMGFAALTPAEMREAMVKLEKVLAGLAR; translated from the coding sequence ATGTTCAAACACGCCCAGCTGGAATCGGTAAAAGCCTGGCTAACGGATCCCGCCCATGGCGCACTGGCGCGGCACGTGCGCATCCAGCGGGCCATCCGCCAATTGATCCTTGAGGGTGCCCTGCCGGTCGGCAAGCCGCTGCCGGCATCGCGGTCGCTGGCCAGTTCGCTGGGGGTTTCAAGGGATACCGTGGAGTCGGCCTACAGCCAGTTGCACGCCGAGGGCTTTATCGAGCGGCGCGTGGGCAGCGGCAGCTTCGTGTCGCAACGGGCCCGCTGCCTGCCGTCGCGCAAGCGCCAGCGACCGGCACACAGCGAGGCCCCGGTGCAGTTGAGCCGCCGAGGTGAAGCGCTATTGCACAGCGGTGGCGTTCACAACTTCCAATCACCCCGCCCCTTCGCCCCGGGCGTGGCGGAAACCCGGCATTTCCCCCTGGCCGTCTGGGAGAAGCTGGAGCGGCAGGTGTACAAGGAATACGGCACCCGTGCCCTGGAACACAGCGAGCCACAGGGCATGCTCGCCTTGCGCAGCGCAATCGCCGACTACCTCAACCTCGAACGCGGCGCGCAGGCATCCGCCGACCGCATCCTGATCCTCACCAGCTCGCAGCAGGCCCTGGGCCTGTGCGCCCAGGTACTTATGGACACAGGCGACCGGGTACTGGTCGAGGACCCGCTGTACCAGGGCACCCGCAAGGCCATCAGCGCCGCCGGGCTGCAAGGCGTGCCGGTGCCGGTGGACGCGCACGGCTTGCAGGTGGATGGCATGGCCCAGCTAGCGCCGGATGCCCGGGCGCTGTTCCTCACGCCTTCGCACCAATACCCGACCGGCGCCACCCTGTCGCTGGACCGGCGCCTGCGGGCCATCGACTGGGCGCGCCAGCAGCAGGCGTGGATCATCGAGGACGACTACGACAGCGAATTCCACTACGCCGGCCGCCCCACCGCCTGCGTGCAGGGCCTGGATTCGCACGCGCGCACGCTGTACATCGGCACCTTCACCAAGTCGCTGGGCGCCGGGCTGCGCATCGGCTACCTGCTGCTGCCGCCCCAGCTCGTCACGCCGATGACCGCCGCGCGAACGCTGCAGGATGGCCACAACGCGTCCGTCGCCCAGCTGACCCTGGCCCGGTTCATGGAAGACGGCCACTTCAACGCCCATGTGCGGGCCATGCGCAGCCTCTATGCCGAGCGACGCGACGTACTGGCGGACCTGGTGCAGCGGCACCTGGGGGCGTTCCTGCGCCCGCAAGTGCCGGTGGGTGGGCTGCAGATGCCCTGCCATTTCGTTCAGGACTTGGCGGAAGACGCTGTGGTCAGGGCGGCACGCGGGGCGGGGATCGATCTGCTGGGGCTGGGCAGCTTGTATGCGCAGCCGAGGAACGATGCCGGCTTGCTGATGGGGTTTGCGGCACTGACGCCCGCAGAGATGAGGGAGGCGATGGTGAAACTGGAGAAGGTGCTGGCAGGTTTGGCCAGATAA
- a CDS encoding ribonucleoside-diphosphate reductase subunit alpha, protein MQTDTTRENPQAKAPQAADSNQDLAATAPGQLRVIKRNGTVVPYTDDKITVAITKAFLAVEGGTAAASSRIHDTVARLTEQVTATFKRRMPSGGTIHIEEIQDQVELALMRAGEQKVARDYVIYRDQRAKERATRSNADAVVEPHPSIRITLADGSLAPLDMARLNTIISEACEGLAEVDGELIQRETLKNLYDGVALKDVNTALVMTARTLVEREPNYSFVTARLLMDTLRAEGLGFLNVADSATHHEMADLYAKALPAYVEKGVEFELLDPALKGYDLERMGKAINHERDQQFTYLGLQTLYDRYFIHKDGVRFELPQVFFMRVAMGLALEEKDKEARAIEFYNLLSSFDYMASTPTLFNAGTLRPQLSSCYLTTVPDDLSGIYHAIHDNAMLSKFAGGLGNDWTPVRALGSYIKGTNGKSQGVVPFLKVVNDTAVAVNQGGKRKGAVCAYLETWHLDIEEFIELRKNTGDDRRRTHDMNTANWIPDLFMKRVFDDGKWTLFSPSEVPDLHDLTGKAFEERYEYYEALTEYNKIKVFKTIQAKDLWRKMLSMLFETGHPWLTFKDPCNLRSPQQHVGVVHSSNLCTEITLNTNKDEIAVCNLGSINLPNHIVDGKLDTAKLQRTVNTAVRMLDNVIDINYYSVPQARNSNFKHRPVGLGIMGFQDALYLQHIPYGSDAAVEFADKSMEAVSYYAIQASCDLADERGAYETFQGSLWSKGILPLDSQQILIEARGQKYIDVDLTESLDWAPVRERVQKGIRNSNIMAIAPTATIANITGVSQSIEPTYQNLYVKSNLSGEFTVINPYLVRDLKARGLWDSVMINDLKYYDGSVQQIERIPQELKDLYATAFEVETKWIVDAASRRQKWIDQAQSLNLYIAGASGKKLDVTYRMAWYRGLKTTYYLRALAATSTEKSTINTGKLNAVSSGGDSAPVQAAGPAPVPKACAIDEPDCEACQ, encoded by the coding sequence ATGCAAACCGACACAACTCGCGAGAACCCGCAGGCCAAGGCGCCTCAGGCCGCCGATTCGAACCAGGATCTGGCCGCCACCGCCCCTGGCCAACTGCGCGTGATCAAGCGTAACGGCACTGTCGTCCCCTACACCGACGACAAGATCACCGTTGCCATCACCAAGGCGTTCCTCGCAGTTGAAGGCGGCACCGCCGCCGCCTCGTCGCGCATCCACGACACCGTCGCGCGCCTGACCGAGCAGGTCACCGCCACGTTCAAGCGTCGCATGCCATCGGGTGGCACCATCCACATCGAAGAAATCCAGGACCAGGTCGAACTGGCCCTGATGCGCGCCGGCGAGCAGAAAGTCGCCCGCGACTACGTGATCTACCGCGACCAGCGTGCAAAAGAGCGCGCCACCCGCAGCAACGCCGACGCCGTGGTCGAGCCGCACCCAAGCATCCGCATCACCCTGGCCGACGGCAGCCTGGCGCCGCTGGACATGGCGCGCCTGAACACCATCATCAGCGAAGCCTGCGAAGGCCTGGCCGAAGTCGATGGCGAGCTGATCCAGCGCGAAACCCTGAAGAACCTGTACGACGGCGTCGCCCTGAAAGACGTCAACACCGCCCTGGTGATGACCGCCCGTACCCTGGTCGAGCGTGAGCCGAACTACTCGTTCGTCACCGCCCGCCTGCTGATGGACACCCTGCGCGCCGAAGGCCTGGGCTTCCTGAACGTCGCCGACAGCGCCACCCACCACGAGATGGCCGACCTGTACGCCAAGGCCCTGCCGGCCTACGTCGAGAAAGGCGTCGAGTTCGAACTGCTCGACCCAGCCCTGAAAGGCTACGACCTGGAGCGCATGGGCAAGGCGATCAACCACGAGCGCGACCAGCAGTTCACCTACCTGGGCCTGCAGACCCTGTACGACCGCTACTTCATCCACAAGGATGGCGTGCGCTTCGAGCTGCCGCAGGTGTTCTTCATGCGCGTGGCCATGGGCCTGGCGCTGGAAGAGAAAGACAAAGAAGCCCGTGCGATCGAGTTCTACAACCTGTTGTCGTCCTTCGACTACATGGCCTCGACCCCGACCCTGTTCAATGCCGGCACCCTGCGCCCGCAGCTGTCGAGCTGCTACCTGACCACCGTGCCGGACGACCTGTCGGGCATCTACCACGCGATCCACGACAACGCCATGCTGTCGAAATTCGCCGGTGGCCTGGGCAACGACTGGACTCCGGTGCGTGCACTGGGCTCGTACATCAAGGGCACCAACGGCAAGTCGCAAGGCGTCGTGCCGTTCCTGAAAGTGGTCAACGACACCGCCGTCGCCGTGAACCAGGGTGGCAAGCGCAAGGGCGCCGTGTGTGCCTACCTGGAAACCTGGCACCTCGACATCGAAGAATTCATCGAGCTGCGCAAGAACACCGGTGATGACCGTCGTCGTACCCACGACATGAACACCGCCAACTGGATCCCTGACCTGTTCATGAAGCGCGTCTTCGATGACGGCAAGTGGACCCTGTTCTCGCCATCGGAAGTGCCTGATCTGCACGACCTGACCGGCAAGGCCTTCGAAGAGCGCTACGAGTACTACGAAGCCCTGACCGAGTACAACAAGATCAAGGTGTTCAAGACCATCCAGGCCAAAGACCTGTGGCGCAAGATGCTGTCGATGCTGTTCGAGACCGGCCACCCGTGGCTGACCTTCAAGGACCCGTGCAACCTGCGCAGCCCGCAGCAGCACGTGGGCGTGGTCCACAGCTCGAACCTGTGCACCGAGATCACCCTGAACACCAACAAGGATGAGATCGCGGTCTGCAACCTGGGCTCGATCAACCTGCCGAACCACATCGTCGATGGCAAGCTGGATACCGCCAAGCTGCAACGCACCGTGAACACCGCCGTGCGCATGCTCGACAACGTGATCGACATCAACTACTACTCGGTGCCGCAAGCGCGTAACTCGAACTTCAAGCACCGCCCTGTCGGCCTGGGCATCATGGGCTTCCAGGACGCGCTGTACCTGCAGCACATCCCGTACGGCTCCGATGCTGCCGTCGAGTTCGCCGACAAGTCGATGGAAGCGGTCAGCTACTACGCGATCCAGGCTTCCTGCGACCTGGCCGACGAGCGCGGCGCCTACGAGACCTTCCAGGGTTCGCTGTGGTCCAAGGGCATCCTGCCGCTGGACAGCCAGCAGATCCTGATCGAGGCCCGTGGCCAGAAGTACATCGACGTCGACCTGACCGAGAGCCTGGACTGGGCACCGGTGCGCGAGCGTGTACAAAAAGGTATTCGTAACTCGAACATCATGGCCATCGCGCCGACCGCGACCATCGCCAACATCACCGGCGTGTCGCAGTCCATCGAGCCGACCTACCAGAACCTGTACGTGAAATCGAACCTGTCGGGCGAGTTCACCGTGATCAACCCGTACCTGGTCCGCGACCTGAAGGCCCGCGGCCTGTGGGACTCGGTGATGATCAACGACCTGAAGTACTACGATGGTTCCGTGCAGCAGATCGAGCGTATCCCGCAAGAGCTGAAAGACCTGTACGCCACCGCGTTCGAAGTCGAGACCAAGTGGATCGTCGATGCAGCCTCCCGTCGCCAGAAGTGGATCGACCAGGCCCAGTCGCTGAACCTGTACATCGCCGGCGCTTCGGGCAAGAAGCTCGACGTGACCTACCGCATGGCCTGGTACCGTGGTCTGAAGACCACCTACTACCTCCGTGCCCTGGCCGCGACCAGCACCGAGAAGTCGACCATCAACACCGGCAAGCTCAACGCCGTGTCGAGCGGCGGCGACAGCGCCCCGGTCCAGGCCGCGGGCCCAGCCCCGGTACCGAAGGCCTGCGCCATCGACGAGCCGGATTGCGAAGCCTGCCAATAA
- a CDS encoding DUF4062 domain-containing protein produces MRKKLQVFISSTYTDLIEERQAAVSAVLKAGHIPAGMELFTAGDKSQMDTITAWIDESDVYMLILGGRYGSVEESTNLSYTELEFDYAVSQNKPMFSVVIKETALDAKVMACGPDFMERKNPKELELFRAKVLSKVSSFYEDPKDIKLSVYESMSDFSNKRELKGWISGGEVIDTQPLLSEITNISSENESLRERIKELEMQLSKERSIEKGGSRKFDDLRSVLSKIKITVPAKVYQQSEDVETDLLNIFYYNKEALVRGVVNSASGITDYRRFLYFNICPKLQIHGLVDNEKVAGVKYRRSYVTSQGMAFLAYLEKEELSAV; encoded by the coding sequence ATGCGCAAAAAATTACAGGTGTTTATCTCTAGTACTTATACCGACTTAATTGAAGAGCGACAGGCTGCAGTTAGTGCGGTTTTAAAAGCAGGTCATATACCGGCGGGTATGGAATTGTTTACTGCTGGTGATAAATCTCAGATGGATACTATTACTGCTTGGATTGACGAGTCAGATGTTTATATGCTTATTCTGGGTGGGCGATATGGCTCGGTAGAGGAGTCGACAAATTTAAGTTACACCGAGCTTGAATTTGATTATGCTGTTTCTCAAAATAAACCGATGTTTTCCGTCGTCATAAAAGAAACCGCACTTGACGCGAAAGTTATGGCGTGCGGTCCAGATTTTATGGAGCGTAAAAATCCTAAGGAGTTAGAATTATTTCGCGCAAAAGTTTTGTCTAAGGTTTCTTCTTTTTATGAAGATCCTAAGGATATCAAATTATCGGTATACGAGAGCATGTCAGATTTCTCCAATAAGCGTGAGCTTAAGGGGTGGATCTCTGGTGGGGAAGTTATCGATACACAGCCTTTGCTTAGTGAAATTACAAATATCTCCTCTGAAAACGAATCGCTGAGAGAACGTATCAAAGAGCTGGAGATGCAGCTAAGCAAGGAGCGTAGTATCGAAAAAGGAGGGTCGAGAAAATTTGATGATTTAAGGTCGGTTTTAAGTAAAATAAAAATTACAGTGCCGGCCAAAGTTTATCAGCAGAGCGAAGATGTAGAGACGGATTTGTTGAATATTTTTTACTATAATAAAGAGGCGTTGGTGCGTGGTGTTGTGAATTCTGCATCTGGCATTACAGATTATAGAAGATTCTTGTACTTTAATATTTGTCCTAAGTTGCAAATTCATGGTTTGGTAGACAATGAAAAGGTAGCGGGTGTTAAGTATAGAAGGTCGTATGTGACATCTCAGGGTATGGCATTCCTAGCTTATCTTGAGAAAGAGGAGTTGAGTGCCGTTTGA
- a CDS encoding ribonucleotide-diphosphate reductase subunit beta — MLSWDEFDKEDGEVAAKGNTAAQAAATTTLDKLDSAGGAAALEARAATASDSDAVKRAKAALDALDIAEGLAELEGSSARVAVDEKRMINCRADLNQLVPFKYDWAWQKYLDGCANHWMPQEVNMTADIALWKSMDGLTEDERRIVMRNLGFFSTADSLVANNLALAVYRLITNPECRQYILRQAFEEAIHTHAYQYCIESLGMDEGEIFNMYHEIPSVAKKAAWGLKYTRAISDPEFNTGTVETDKELLRNLIAYYCVLEGIFFYCGFTQILSMGRRNKMTGVAEQFQYILRDESMHLNFGIDVINQIKIENPHLWDAAMKEEATQMILQGTQLEIEYARDTMPRGVLGMNAAMMEDYLKFIANRRLTQIGLKEEYPGTTNPFPWMSEIMDLKKEKNFFETRVIEYQTGGALSWD, encoded by the coding sequence ATGCTGAGCTGGGACGAATTCGACAAAGAAGACGGCGAAGTCGCCGCCAAGGGCAACACCGCCGCACAGGCCGCTGCCACCACCACCCTCGACAAGCTCGACAGCGCCGGCGGTGCCGCCGCCCTGGAAGCCCGCGCCGCCACCGCCTCGGACTCCGACGCCGTCAAGCGCGCCAAGGCAGCCCTGGACGCCCTGGACATCGCCGAAGGCCTGGCCGAGCTGGAAGGTTCCTCGGCCCGCGTCGCCGTTGACGAAAAGCGCATGATCAACTGCCGCGCCGACCTCAACCAGCTGGTCCCGTTCAAGTACGACTGGGCCTGGCAGAAGTACCTCGACGGCTGCGCCAACCACTGGATGCCGCAAGAGGTCAACATGACCGCCGACATCGCCCTGTGGAAGAGCATGGACGGCCTGACCGAAGACGAGCGCCGCATCGTGATGCGCAACCTCGGCTTCTTCTCCACCGCCGACTCGCTGGTTGCCAACAACCTGGCCCTGGCCGTGTACCGCCTGATCACCAACCCCGAGTGCCGCCAGTACATCCTGCGCCAGGCCTTCGAAGAGGCGATCCACACCCACGCCTACCAGTACTGCATCGAGTCGCTGGGCATGGATGAAGGCGAGATCTTCAACATGTACCACGAGATCCCGTCGGTCGCTAAGAAGGCGGCCTGGGGCCTGAAGTACACCCGCGCCATCTCGGACCCGGAGTTCAACACCGGCACCGTCGAAACCGACAAAGAGCTGCTGCGCAACCTGATCGCCTACTACTGCGTATTGGAAGGCATCTTCTTCTACTGCGGCTTCACCCAGATCCTGTCCATGGGCCGCCGCAACAAGATGACCGGCGTCGCCGAGCAGTTCCAGTACATCCTGCGTGACGAATCCATGCACCTGAACTTCGGCATCGACGTGATCAACCAGATCAAGATCGAAAACCCGCACCTGTGGGATGCCGCGATGAAGGAAGAGGCTACCCAGATGATCCTGCAGGGTACCCAGCTGGAGATCGAATACGCCCGTGACACCATGCCACGCGGCGTGCTGGGCATGAACGCGGCGATGATGGAGGATTACCTCAAGTTCATTGCCAACCGTCGACTGACCCAGATTGGGTTGAAGGAAGAGTATCCGGGGACGACTAACCCGTTCCCTTGGATGAGCGAGATCATGGACTTGAAGAAGGAGAAGAACTTCTTTGAGACTCGGGTTATCGAGTATCAGACTGGTGGAGCGTTGAGCTGGGATTGA
- a CDS encoding zeta toxin family protein: MGAPKLRVFAGPNGSGKSTIKDQIPAGLINTYINADDLEKAARATGCINLAEFDISPPLQKLTTFLANHPLLIKAQLQHTVATVELSGQCIDLRAITMNSYYASVIADFIRHELLERRASFTFETVMSSAEKVRFMNEARQLGYRTYLYFVATNSPQINILRVANRVEDGGHDVPKDKIVQRYARTLALLPEAIAATNRAYIFDNTGDESIFLAEITDGTALEFHQDEMPDWFLDAYVSKVLEA; this comes from the coding sequence ATGGGCGCGCCTAAACTGCGGGTTTTTGCCGGGCCCAACGGCTCCGGCAAAAGCACCATCAAGGATCAGATCCCGGCAGGCCTGATAAATACCTACATCAATGCAGATGACTTGGAAAAAGCTGCGCGTGCAACCGGCTGCATCAATCTGGCCGAATTCGATATCAGCCCGCCCCTCCAGAAGCTGACTACCTTCCTGGCTAATCACCCCTTGCTGATCAAGGCGCAGCTACAGCACACCGTAGCGACAGTAGAGCTTAGTGGGCAGTGCATAGACCTTCGCGCTATCACCATGAACTCCTACTACGCCTCGGTCATTGCGGACTTCATCCGGCATGAACTACTCGAGCGTAGAGCCAGTTTCACCTTCGAGACCGTCATGTCGTCGGCCGAAAAGGTGAGGTTCATGAATGAGGCCCGACAACTGGGTTATCGAACCTACCTGTACTTCGTCGCAACCAACTCACCCCAGATCAATATCCTGAGGGTGGCTAACAGGGTCGAAGACGGCGGACACGACGTACCTAAGGACAAAATCGTCCAGCGCTACGCTCGTACCTTGGCACTGCTGCCAGAAGCCATTGCGGCCACCAACCGAGCCTACATTTTCGATAACACCGGTGACGAATCGATTTTTTTGGCTGAGATAACCGATGGCACGGCACTCGAATTCCATCAGGATGAAATGCCGGATTGGTTCCTGGATGCATATGTGAGCAAAGTACTGGAAGCATGA
- a CDS encoding PLP-dependent aminotransferase family protein: protein MDRIPKPDKRWHTVNAWLLRQIDSGEWPSGMQLPSVRELARLFDSSIATVQRALAELEANAYVQARPRVGYFVAKGTAQVQGFDLASVTVNVDHAVVAMLAQAASNTTLSLSSAVLHDELAPQVLLSRCLASLASKADLALAGLIAPPGLASLRRRIAGLMLQRGVACGPDDILVTSGDTVALELALEAVARPGATVAIETPTYYGILQTIERLGMRALPIRTHADSGMDLEHLEWALKRGKVDVVFLNPTLQNPRGFIMPDTARARLSQLAQAADVPIIEDDIFFDLVDEAQRPRAIKHYDVTGQTIYCSSFSKTVAPGYRVGWCVAGRYREAILAQMFSRNLAVSSLAQRVLDEFIGRGYMDEHCAKLRGRLAAQAGVVETLVRSVFPAGTRYVAPRGGFIHWVELPGGTDMLALQRLAAERGCNVGASGMFFADGECGTGLRVCLGRVITPQVMGGLRVLAECAGLSRP from the coding sequence ATGGACCGCATTCCCAAGCCCGACAAGCGCTGGCACACCGTCAACGCCTGGCTGCTGCGCCAGATCGACAGCGGTGAATGGCCCAGCGGCATGCAATTGCCCTCGGTGCGCGAGCTGGCGCGGCTGTTCGACAGCAGCATCGCCACCGTGCAACGGGCCCTGGCGGAGCTGGAGGCCAATGCCTATGTGCAGGCCAGGCCACGGGTAGGCTATTTCGTCGCCAAGGGCACGGCCCAGGTGCAGGGGTTCGACCTGGCCAGCGTCACCGTCAACGTCGACCACGCGGTGGTCGCCATGCTCGCCCAGGCGGCCAGCAACACCACGCTTTCGCTGAGCTCGGCAGTGCTGCATGACGAACTTGCCCCCCAGGTGCTGCTGAGCAGATGCCTGGCATCACTGGCGAGCAAGGCTGATCTGGCGCTGGCCGGGCTGATCGCGCCACCCGGCCTGGCCTCGCTGCGCCGGCGTATCGCCGGGCTGATGCTGCAACGCGGCGTGGCCTGCGGGCCGGACGATATCCTGGTGACCTCAGGCGACACCGTGGCGCTGGAACTGGCCCTCGAAGCCGTCGCCCGGCCGGGCGCCACGGTGGCCATCGAGACACCCACCTACTACGGCATCCTGCAGACCATCGAACGCCTGGGGATGCGCGCCCTGCCCATTCGCACCCACGCCGACAGCGGCATGGACCTCGAGCACCTGGAGTGGGCCCTGAAGCGCGGGAAGGTCGATGTGGTGTTCCTCAACCCGACGCTGCAGAACCCCCGGGGCTTCATCATGCCCGACACGGCGCGAGCACGGCTCTCACAGCTGGCGCAGGCGGCGGATGTGCCGATCATCGAGGACGACATCTTCTTCGACCTGGTGGACGAGGCGCAGCGCCCCAGGGCGATCAAGCACTACGACGTGACCGGGCAGACGATCTATTGCTCGTCGTTCTCCAAGACCGTGGCGCCGGGATACCGGGTGGGCTGGTGCGTGGCCGGACGGTACCGGGAGGCGATCCTGGCCCAGATGTTTTCGCGCAACCTGGCGGTATCGAGCCTGGCGCAGCGGGTGCTGGATGAATTCATCGGGCGGGGGTACATGGACGAGCACTGCGCGAAACTGCGTGGGCGGCTGGCGGCGCAGGCCGGAGTGGTGGAGACGCTGGTGCGCTCGGTATTTCCGGCGGGGACGCGCTATGTGGCGCCTCGGGGCGGCTTCATCCACTGGGTCGAATTACCGGGAGGGACAGACATGCTGGCGCTGCAACGGCTTGCCGCGGAGCGTGGCTGCAATGTGGGCGCCAGCGGGATGTTCTTTGCCGATGGGGAATGTGGCACTGGGTTGCGGGTGTGCCTGGGGCGGGTGATTACGCCGCAGGTGATGGGCGGGTTGAGGGTGCTGGCGGAGTGCGCTGGCCTTTCAAGGCCTTGA
- a CDS encoding GNAT family N-acetyltransferase, whose product MTTIQLPVFVRQVKQADLQPWSEYWAQYQAFYQVDLGPAITERTWARFFDPAEPMHCAVATDGEQIFGFVHYVFHRSTWGRNDFCYLEDLFVSPSARGRMIGKRLIEFVQDQARQQRCDRLYWHTQETNKTAQRLYDWIAEKPGVIEYRMPLEVAH is encoded by the coding sequence ATGACCACCATCCAACTGCCCGTTTTCGTACGCCAAGTGAAGCAAGCCGACCTGCAGCCATGGTCCGAATACTGGGCGCAATACCAGGCTTTCTATCAAGTCGACCTGGGCCCAGCCATCACCGAGCGCACCTGGGCGCGCTTCTTCGACCCGGCCGAGCCCATGCACTGCGCCGTGGCCACGGACGGCGAGCAAATCTTCGGCTTCGTTCACTACGTGTTCCACCGCTCGACCTGGGGGCGCAATGATTTCTGCTACCTGGAAGACCTGTTCGTGTCGCCGAGTGCGCGGGGGAGGATGATCGGCAAGCGGCTGATCGAGTTCGTCCAGGACCAGGCCCGGCAGCAGCGGTGCGACCGGTTGTACTGGCATACCCAGGAGACCAACAAGACGGCGCAGCGGTTGTATGACTGGATTGCCGAGAAGCCGGGAGTGATTGAGTACCGGATGCCGTTGGAGGTTGCTCACTAA